The Deltaproteobacteria bacterium genome includes the window CCGCGAGGCGGGAATCCGCTTCGAGCTCGCGAGCCCCGCGGATCCCGACGCGACCGGCGCCCTGTACGAGCGCGCGCTCGGGGTCGAACGGCACAGCTGGAAGGCGCGCAGCGGAAACGGCGTGGCGAGCGGCCCGATGCGCGAGTTCTACGCGCGAATGCTGCCGCGGCTCGCGTCGCGGCGCGCTCTGCGCGTGCTGCTCGCGACACGCGACGGTGTCGACGTCGGATACCTGTACGGTGGCGTCTTCGAGCGCGGCTTTCGCGGCCTGCAGTTCAGCTTCCACGACGAGCTTAGCGGCCTCGGGCTCGGAAACGCGCTGCAGGCCGAGATCCTGGAACGCCTCTGCGCGGAGGGGATCGCGAGCTACGACCTGGGCTCGCAGTCCGAGTACAAGCGCCACTGGGCCGAGGCCGGCCTGGTCACGGTCGGGCTGCTGGGAATTCCGCGCTCTTGATCGCGCCGCTTCGGGTCGCGAGCCAGCGCGCGGCGGCCGCGCGCGTGGCGTGGTACACGAACTCGATCGATCCGCGCTCGCCGTAGGCGGAGTTCACTCGCCGCGCGGAGAGCTGCGCGACCACCTTCACCGGCATCACGACGCCCATGTGGCGAACCCCGAGCTCGGCGAGCAGCGGGTAGAAGCTCTCCACGATCCAGCGCTGGTCTTCGAGATCGATCACCGAGAAGTCCGCGAGGTCGGCGAGCCAGCAGGCCGAGCGCCGCTCCCGCGCCGCGTACACGCAGGCGTGAGCGGGGTGCCGCAGCCGGTCGCCTCGCGCGAAGCCGTGCCACTCGGCGATGTGATGACCCGCGTCGGCGTCCCAGAACAAAATCAGGGCGTCGTCTTCGTAGACCAGTCGCAGGTGATCCATTTCCACCCCGTCGTCGCGGCGCAACCCGGACTTGAGAAAAAGCTCAGCCGCGCGGCAGCCCGAGCACGCGCTCGGAGAGGATATTGCGCTGGATCTCGCTCGACCCGCCGTAGATCGTGTACGCGCGCGACCAGAGCTCGCGCCATTGCCAGATTCCGCCGTCGAGCCCGCGTGGACCGTCGAGCCAGAGCTGCCCGTACGCCCCCTGCACGTCGGTCGCGAGCCGCGTCAGGCGCTGCTCGAACTCCGACTGCTGCAGCTTGAAGCGGCTGGACTCCGGACCGAGCGGTCGCCCGTCCTTCAGGGCCGCGAGCGCCGCGAGCACGCCCTGCCGCAGCGCCTCGTACTCGATGCGAAGCGCCGACCAGCGCTGCCGGAAGCGCGTGTCGTCGCTGGTCCGCATGGCTCCCCGGCGCGCCGAGCGCGCGCGAAGCGCGATCTCGTCCAGCAGGTCGCCGTAGTGGAGCACCGCGATGTCCGCGCCGCGCTCGTGCCGGAGCACGTGGTTCGCCCCCTGCCAGCCCTGCGTCGGCGCGCCGACCATGTTCTCGGCAGGCACGCGGACGTCGTTCAGGAACACCTCGCAGAAGTCGCGGTCGGTGGTCGCGTTCACGATCGGGCGCACGAGGACGCCCGGCGTCGACAGGTCGATCAGCAGAAAGCCGATGCCCGACTGCTTCTTGACCGTCGGGTCGGTGCGCACCAGGCAGAAGATCCAGTCGCCGTGCATGCCGCTGGTGGTCCAGATCTTCTGGCCGTTCACGACGTACTCGTCGCCGCGAAGCTCGGCGCGCGTCGCAAGCCCCGCGAGATCCGAGCCCGCGCCGGGCTCGCTGTAGCCCTGCACCCAGATCTCCTCCGCCGAGAGGATCTTCTCCAGGTGGCGAAGCTTCTGCTTCTCGGTGCCGAACTCGAGCAGCGCCGGAGCGCAGAGCGTGAGGCCGAGCACGTTCGCCAGCGGCGGCGCCTTCGCGCGCTGGAACTCCTCGGCGCGGATCAGCTCGTGCGCGAGCGAGAGCCCCCTGCCTCCGTACTCCCGCGGCCAGAGCAGGCCCATGTAGCCGGCGCGGTGGAGCACGCCCTGCCACTCGCGCAGATCGGCGAAGCGGCTCTCCGGCACCTCGAACAGAGTCATCCAGCGTTCGGCCCGCCACCACGCGGGGATGTTCGCCTCGAGCCAGGCGCGAAGCTCCAGCCGGTAGCTCTCGAGCTCCGCGTCAGCGCGCACCGGCCTTCATCCTCTCCGCCATGGCGGCGTTCATCTCGTCCAGAACCCGGGCGACCGCTGGGTGCCGGGACGTCGTCTCGGCCACGGTCGCAAGCCTCGGCCGCCCGTCGAGCGGCGGCTTGCCACCGACCAGCGGCATCACGCGCGCGAGAAAGAAGAACACCGGGCCGAGCGCGCAATCGGCGAGCGTGAGCTCCGGCCCCGCTGCGTAGGGACCGGCCACGACCAGGTTCTCGAGCTGATCGAGCCGCAGCCCGATCTCGGCGAGCTTCTCGCAGACGAGCTTCGCGTCGCGCGTGGCCGGATTCATCTGTCCGAACAGCGCGCCGAGCGGGGGCGCGAGGTACAGGTCCGCGAAGCGCGAGAGCGCACGCATTCGCGCGCGGGCGATCGGATCGGCGGGGCGGAGCGACGGGGTCGGGAAGCGGTCCTCGAGATACTCGACGATGACTTCGGACTCGATCACGACCTGGCCGTCGACCTCGAGCGCGGGAACCGTGCCGAGTGGATTGAGCTTTCCGAACTCGGCGGAGCCCGTCCCACCCGGCGCCGGCACGATCTCGACCGGAAGGTTCTTCGCGTAGATCGCGATTCGCACGCGCGAGGAATACGGCGAGAGGCTGGCGTTGTAGAGCTTCACGAGGATCCTCCGAATCAGCGGCCGCGACTCCCGCCGCGCCGTGGCGATCCTACACGAGAGCTGGCGCGGAAGGCGCGCGACGCCACGTCTGGCGCACGCGACCCCGAGCGGAGCGCGGAGCCTAAATCCACTGCCGGTCTCGTCCGATTTTCCTGGGGATGCGCATCGAAGCTTCTCCCGCGCGAGCCGTGGCGCTCGCGATCGCGTGTGCCGCGTTCACGCTCGCCTCGAGCGCGCTCGCGCAGTCGGGAGCGCCCGCCCGGCAGGTCGCCGTCGCGGAGGCCACGCTCCCCGCCGATCTGGCCTTCGCGCGCGAGCCGCTCGCGGAGCACGTCCGGATCCGCCTGCGCGAGGGCGCGGTCGACGGGGCGCCGGGCGCGCGCGTCGGCGAGCCCGCGCGAGGTGAAGGCTCCGAGACCTGCGCGCGGGTCTCGAGCTCCGCCAGCGACGGCGCCGCGCGCGTGGTGCTCGCGGATCTGCGCAGGACCGAGCGGGGAATCGACGTCGCGCTCCGGGTCTACGAGCCGAGCGGCTGCAAGCTCGCGAGCGCGGCGAGGATCAGCGGGTCGGGGCCGGAGCTGGGACCGGCGCTCGACGAAGCGGTCGCGCGAATCCTGCCCGCGCTCGGCGGCTCGGCCGCGCTGCTCGCTCCCTCGATGCTCGGCCTCGCAGACCTCGAGGCCGAGAGCCGCGCGCTGGACCAGATCCGCGCGCGCGAGCTCGCGCGCGCATATCGCATTCTCGACGGGGATTCGTCGACGCTCGCGACGGCGCTGCGGGGTCGGATCGACGCGCTCGCCGCGGAGCGAGACACGCCGCCCGCCGAGCGGGTCCGGCTGGCGATCGCTCGCGGCAGTCTCGCTTCGGGTGACGTGACCGCGCGCCAGATCATGATGGCGGCCGCGCGCTCGTTCGACGGCGAGCCGGCCGACGCGCGCGTGCTTCTCGCGGCGGGGGAGCTGCAGCTCTCGCGCGGCGAGGCGGGCGAAGCCCGCCGCTACCTGCAGCTCGCCGCGGAGCTCGCGCCCGCGAATCCCGACGTGCACCTGGGACACGGCCGCGCGCTCGCGCTGCTCCAGGACTCGGCCGCGAAGATCAGCTTCGAGCGCGCAGCCGCGCTGGAGCCCGGCTCGAGCACCGCGGTCGAGGCGCTCGCGGAGCTCGAGACTGCCTCTCCTGCGAAGCAGGCGGCCGTGCTGCTCCGCGCGGGCGAAATCGCGTCGCGCGCCTTCGACGAGCGGCGGGCCCGCGCCGATTTCGCGCGTGCGCTCGAGATCGATCCGACCGTCGCGCCGGCCGCGAAGGAAGGCATCGCTTTGCTCTACGCGCGGCTGGCCGATCCCGAGCGCGCGCGGGCCAGCTGGCGCGAGGCCATCGACGCCGGCGGTGTGACGCCCGCGCGGGTCCTCGGAGTGGCGCAGGCGAGCCGCTTGCTCGGCGACACGAAGTCCGCGGAGCAGGCCTTCTTGCAGGCCGCCGAGCTCGATCCCGGCTCGGCGGGCGCGGCGCTCGGCCTGGGCCAGCTCTACACCGACGCGGGTCGCTTCGACGAGGCCCGCCCCTGGCTCACGCGAGCCGTCTCGCTCGAGCCCGCCAATCCGGACGCCAAGCGCGAGCTCGCGATCGCGCTCGGGCGGAGCGGCGACGCGAAGGCTGCGCTCGAGCTGCTGCAGGCCGCCGAGCTCGCGGGTGGCGCGGCGCCGGAGCTGCACGGCGCGCGCGCCATGATCCTCGCTGCGAGCGGAGACGTCTCGGGCGCGCGCGCGAGCCTTCGCACCGCGGTCGAGCTCGACCCGGTCGACCCGGCGCTTCGGCTCGACCTCGCCACGGCGCACGAGCGCGGCGGAGATCTCGAGGCGGCGGCGCTCGAGCGAGAGACGGCCGCGCTGCTCACGCCCGCCGGAGCTCAGATCGCTCAGAGCGAGGCCGCTCCCACCGACGCGCCGACGCGCAGCGCGGCGAGCGAGGCCGGTCCCGTCGACGAGACGCTCGACGCGCTGCTGCGGAGCTTCGCCGCGGTCCAGGCCGAGACCGGCCGCGTCGCGCTGATCGGCGTGCGCGAGCCGATCGACTTCGTCCGCGCACCGCTCGATTGCCTGCGCGCGCCGCTCGTCTGCCTCACGCCGCGCGTTCCGGACCGCGCGCGCCTCGACGACGCGCTGGCGCGTGTGATCGGCACACGGTACGCGCTGGTGCCGCCACGCGAGCTCGAGCGCGCCTTCGAGAACTCCGCCAACGACGCCCTGATCGGCGCGCTGCTCCGCTTCGAGAGCAAGTCCTCCCTCGACGCCGAGGCCGTCGAGCAGGCGAACGTGATGCTGGGAAGCGACGCGGTCTTTCTGGCCCGGGTCGAGCGCGCGCCCGCAGCCGGCCGGGACGGAGCGGCGACCTGCGCAGGCGGCACGCCCTGGCGGCTCGAGCTGCGACAGCTCGCGGGCCGATCGCCGCGAACCACGCGAATCCTCGGAAACGCGCTCTGCCTCGACGCGCGCGGCGAGTACTCGCGCTGGAACCCGATCACGCTGTCGCTGCTCGGTGTCGTCGCGCTCGCCCTGCTCTTCCAGCTGCTGCGCGGCTGGGGCAGCGTCGCGGTGCTGGTCGAGCTGCCGCCGCAGACGCGCGCTCTGTTCAGCATCTCGCTGTCGCGTCGGCCGCGGAAGCCGAAGGCGGCGAAGAGCCAGAAGAACCGCGAGAAGGCGAAGTCGCTGATCGAGGACGGCCTCCGGCGCCTGAATCGCTACGAGCGCCCGCTGCGCCAGGGAAGCGCCACCGTCTTCACCTGGATTCCCGCGCGCTGGCGCCCGTTCTACGTCACGGTGCGCGGGCCGCTCCAGAACACCGTGACCGGCGAGCTGATCGGCGATTTCCTCGAGGAGCACACCGTGCGCGTGCGCCGCGGCCGCTCGGTCACCGCGAAGTTCGATCTGCGCCCGAAGGAGGCGGTGGTCGAGATCGTGGTGAGCCGCGGCGAGAACTCCGAGGGACCGATCGCGCTCGCGCTTCGCGGTGTTCCGACGTCGCTGCGCTACGCGAACGACGGCGGGGTCTTCCTGTACCTGCAGCCCGGCCCGCACGTGCTTCTCGTCGCGATCGGCGACCGGCTGCTGGAGCGGCTCTTCGAGGTGCGCACGTTCGACCCGATGCGGCTCACCATCGACCTCGCGCGCGAGCGCGACTGGCTGATCAGCGGCTCGCAGCCGGCGGTCCAGGCCTACCTCGAGGGCGACGCCGCGCGCGCCGTCGTCGAGCTCGAGCGCGTCGGCGAGACCAAGGCCGCGAGCAAGATCCGCGCGAAGCTGCTCCGCGCGCAGAGCGAGCCCGCTGCGGCGGTGGTCGAGCCCCCGACTCCCGCTGCTGCAGCGGCGCTCTTCGAGCAGGCGGGCGAGTTCGCCGACGCGGCCGAGGCCCATCGCGCCGCGGGCGATCTGGCCGCGGCCGCGCGCGCCTACGAGCGCTCCGGGGATCTCGCCAGCGCGATCGAGTGCGCGAGCCAGACCAGCGACGCCGAGTACCTGCTCGCGCTCTACGAGAAGAACGGCGACTCGTTCGAGGCCGGCGAGCTCGCGCGCAGAGAAGGTCAGGCGGAACGCGCCTTGCGCTCCTTCGCGCAGGTGGATCGGATCGATCCGAACTACCGCAAGTCGTGTCAGCGGCTCGTCGAGCTGCACGCCGGACGCAACGAGCTCCGGCCGGCGCTCGAGAAGCTCGAGGAGCTCGTCGGGCTCGAGGGCGGAGACGAGGCGCCGCTTCCGCTGCGCTCGACGCAGGCGCGCCTGCTCGAGGCGCTCGGGCGCGGAGAAGACGCGCTTCGCGTCTGGGAGTCGATCGCGGCGCGCGATCCGCGCTTCCACGGCGCATCCGAGCGCGTCGCTGCGCTGCGCGGAATGCACCGCTCGACGCCAGCGGCCGCGGCCCGCGCACCCGCGGCGGCGGCCGAGGAAGTCGAGAGCCGCTACGAGCTGATCGAGGAGCTGGGTCGAGGCGCGATGGGCGTGGTCTACAAGGCGCGCGACAAGCGGCTCGGGCGGATCGTCGCGCTGAAGCGCCTGACCGACAGCCTGCGCGGACATCCGACCGCGATCGCCTACTTCGAGCGCGAGGCGCGTTCGGCCGCGGCGCTGACCCACCCGAACATCGTCGTGGTCTACGACGCCGGCCAGGAGAACGGCCAGTACTTCATCACCATGGAGCACCTGGAGGGCACGACGCTCGAGCAGATCGTGAGCAAACGCGGGCCGACCAGCGCAGCGGTGGTCGCGTCGCTCGGCCTGCAGATCTGCGCGGGCCTGCACTACGCGCACGCGAACAAGATCATCCACCGCGACATCAAGCCCGCGAATCTCTTCTACACCCGCGAGCGCGTGGTGAAGATCATGGATTTCGGCCTGGCGAAGATGATCGAGGAGGTGCGCAAGGGCGCGACCATGATCGGCGGCACGCCGTACTACATGGCGCCCGAGCAGGCGCTGGGCCAGAACGTCGACCACCGCGCCGACCTGTACGCGCTCGGCGTGACGTTCTTCAACCTGCTGACGAACAGCCATCCGTTCGAGTCCGGCGACGTCACGTTCCACCACAGCCACACCGCCGCGCCCGACGTGCGCGAGCGCGTGCCCGGGATTCCCGCGGAGATGGCGGCGCTCGTCGCCAAGCTCATGGCCAAGCGCCCCGAGGATCGCTTCCAGAGCGCGGCCGAGGTCGCGCAGGCGCTGCGAGGCTAGCGGCCGCCCTCGTCGAGCCGGCGGCTGGCCTCGAGCAGGAGCTCGGTCATCGAGATCTGCAGCGTCCGCTCGGGAAGCGCCGCGCGCGCGTCGTAGCGGAAGCGCCCGGTCGTCGCGCCGACCAGGACCAGCGCGGCGTCGATGCCCCGGGACTTCTCGGTCTCCACGTGCAGCGGCTGACCGTCGCCGAGCCAGATCCGCACCGGGCCGGAATCGGTCTCGAGCTCGAGAAGCCCGGTCTTGTGGCCCATTTCGAGCATCTGCAGCACGACGAAGGTCGGCATCTCGGCGAGATCGCCCGCGAAGGCCTCGCCGGCGCGCTTCTCGGTGAAGAGCGCCGTCTCGGAACCGGCCGGGTCGGAGAGGAATCCGTCGAGCGAGCTCTGCACCAGGCAGAACGTGATCGCGGCCGAGCCGACGCCGATCCGGTCGCCGGGCTCCAGCCGGCGCGGCCCGCCGATCAGCTCGCCGTTCACGAACGTGCCGTTCCTGCTCAGCAGGTCCCGGACGACGAAGAGCCCATCATCCGCGTACACCTCGGCGTGTCGGCGCGACGCGTCGTCGGTGCAGACCGCGAAGTCGCAGTCGCGGCCGCGCCCGATCGAGACCCGGCCGTTGCGCGGGACCTCCACGGGCGCGAGCGGGGGGCAGAAGAGCAAGGCGGTGCGATCGGCGCTCATGGCCTTCGACTCGGCCGCGCGCGGAGTCGGCTTTAGTCGAGCCCGTCCATGAAGGCCGTCTGCACCTCCGGCATGAACAGGTTCCCGAGGTGCCCGCCGCCGGGGAAGACGGTGATGCGGCCGGCGAAGACGCTCGACAGCCAGTCGAGATCGCCCGGCTTCAGGATGAAGTCGTCCTGGTTGGTGAAGA containing:
- a CDS encoding tetratricopeptide repeat protein, whose translation is MRIEASPARAVALAIACAAFTLASSALAQSGAPARQVAVAEATLPADLAFAREPLAEHVRIRLREGAVDGAPGARVGEPARGEGSETCARVSSSASDGAARVVLADLRRTERGIDVALRVYEPSGCKLASAARISGSGPELGPALDEAVARILPALGGSAALLAPSMLGLADLEAESRALDQIRARELARAYRILDGDSSTLATALRGRIDALAAERDTPPAERVRLAIARGSLASGDVTARQIMMAAARSFDGEPADARVLLAAGELQLSRGEAGEARRYLQLAAELAPANPDVHLGHGRALALLQDSAAKISFERAAALEPGSSTAVEALAELETASPAKQAAVLLRAGEIASRAFDERRARADFARALEIDPTVAPAAKEGIALLYARLADPERARASWREAIDAGGVTPARVLGVAQASRLLGDTKSAEQAFLQAAELDPGSAGAALGLGQLYTDAGRFDEARPWLTRAVSLEPANPDAKRELAIALGRSGDAKAALELLQAAELAGGAAPELHGARAMILAASGDVSGARASLRTAVELDPVDPALRLDLATAHERGGDLEAAALERETAALLTPAGAQIAQSEAAPTDAPTRSAASEAGPVDETLDALLRSFAAVQAETGRVALIGVREPIDFVRAPLDCLRAPLVCLTPRVPDRARLDDALARVIGTRYALVPPRELERAFENSANDALIGALLRFESKSSLDAEAVEQANVMLGSDAVFLARVERAPAAGRDGAATCAGGTPWRLELRQLAGRSPRTTRILGNALCLDARGEYSRWNPITLSLLGVVALALLFQLLRGWGSVAVLVELPPQTRALFSISLSRRPRKPKAAKSQKNREKAKSLIEDGLRRLNRYERPLRQGSATVFTWIPARWRPFYVTVRGPLQNTVTGELIGDFLEEHTVRVRRGRSVTAKFDLRPKEAVVEIVVSRGENSEGPIALALRGVPTSLRYANDGGVFLYLQPGPHVLLVAIGDRLLERLFEVRTFDPMRLTIDLARERDWLISGSQPAVQAYLEGDAARAVVELERVGETKAASKIRAKLLRAQSEPAAAVVEPPTPAAAAALFEQAGEFADAAEAHRAAGDLAAAARAYERSGDLASAIECASQTSDAEYLLALYEKNGDSFEAGELARREGQAERALRSFAQVDRIDPNYRKSCQRLVELHAGRNELRPALEKLEELVGLEGGDEAPLPLRSTQARLLEALGRGEDALRVWESIAARDPRFHGASERVAALRGMHRSTPAAAARAPAAAAEEVESRYELIEELGRGAMGVVYKARDKRLGRIVALKRLTDSLRGHPTAIAYFEREARSAAALTHPNIVVVYDAGQENGQYFITMEHLEGTTLEQIVSKRGPTSAAVVASLGLQICAGLHYAHANKIIHRDIKPANLFYTRERVVKIMDFGLAKMIEEVRKGATMIGGTPYYMAPEQALGQNVDHRADLYALGVTFFNLLTNSHPFESGDVTFHHSHTAAPDVRERVPGIPAEMAALVAKLMAKRPEDRFQSAAEVAQALRG
- a CDS encoding DUF4388 domain-containing protein, with amino-acid sequence MSADRTALLFCPPLAPVEVPRNGRVSIGRGRDCDFAVCTDDASRRHAEVYADDGLFVVRDLLSRNGTFVNGELIGGPRRLEPGDRIGVGSAAITFCLVQSSLDGFLSDPAGSETALFTEKRAGEAFAGDLAEMPTFVVLQMLEMGHKTGLLELETDSGPVRIWLGDGQPLHVETEKSRGIDAALVLVGATTGRFRYDARAALPERTLQISMTELLLEASRRLDEGGR
- a CDS encoding glutathione S-transferase family protein, which gives rise to MKLYNASLSPYSSRVRIAIYAKNLPVEIVPAPGGTGSAEFGKLNPLGTVPALEVDGQVVIESEVIVEYLEDRFPTPSLRPADPIARARMRALSRFADLYLAPPLGALFGQMNPATRDAKLVCEKLAEIGLRLDQLENLVVAGPYAAGPELTLADCALGPVFFFLARVMPLVGGKPPLDGRPRLATVAETTSRHPAVARVLDEMNAAMAERMKAGAR